The following proteins are encoded in a genomic region of Sorangiineae bacterium MSr12523:
- a CDS encoding flagellar biosynthetic protein FliO: MSAYGSYIVETFVTLVAVCAIAFVVLYGAKRLGMGKSSGAIQLVGQLPLDARRCIYLVKVGGQVLVVGVGEGGFTKLAEMPESAFPGLPEAGAAAPSGFADVLARLRRAKGEDAKEEDS, translated from the coding sequence TTGAGCGCTTATGGCAGCTACATCGTCGAAACATTCGTCACATTGGTGGCCGTGTGCGCCATTGCCTTCGTCGTGCTCTACGGTGCGAAGCGGTTGGGCATGGGAAAATCCAGTGGCGCGATTCAACTCGTGGGGCAATTGCCCCTCGACGCCCGCCGCTGCATTTACCTGGTGAAGGTCGGCGGCCAAGTGCTCGTGGTCGGCGTGGGCGAAGGCGGCTTCACCAAGCTGGCCGAAATGCCTGAAAGCGCCTTTCCCGGGTTGCCCGAAGCGGGGGCGGCGGCGCCGAGCGGCTTTGCGGACGTACTGGCAAGGTTGCGGCGCGCGAAGGGCGAGGACGCGAAGGAGGAGGACTCGTGA
- the sctR gene encoding type III secretion system export apparatus subunit SctR encodes MNPAVDDALGRPLALVVALALVSLIPFAFMSVTAFVKISTVLQIVRSAIGAASVPSNTVILALASALTLLAMAPVGQKIVDRAEPLWSGKGPKDTMSLVSQGLEAVREPMRDFLAANASEREKTRFLDVARKTRAEPDRAAVTDRDLPILIPAFVVTELTEAFAIGFLLFLPFLVIDLVVSNVLLALGMQMLSPTQVSLPFKLLLFVAIDGWGLLAQSLVSGYR; translated from the coding sequence GTGAATCCGGCGGTGGACGATGCGCTTGGCCGGCCGCTCGCGTTGGTGGTCGCACTCGCGCTCGTGTCGTTGATTCCGTTCGCCTTCATGAGCGTGACCGCGTTCGTGAAGATCTCCACGGTGCTGCAGATCGTGCGCAGCGCCATCGGTGCGGCCTCGGTGCCATCGAACACCGTGATTTTGGCGCTGGCGAGCGCGCTCACGTTGCTGGCCATGGCGCCGGTGGGGCAGAAGATTGTCGATAGGGCGGAGCCCCTTTGGTCGGGTAAAGGACCGAAGGACACGATGTCCCTGGTTTCCCAGGGCCTCGAGGCCGTGCGCGAACCCATGCGCGATTTTTTGGCGGCGAATGCGTCGGAGCGTGAGAAGACGCGCTTCCTGGACGTCGCGCGCAAGACGCGCGCGGAGCCGGATCGGGCGGCGGTGACGGACAGGGACCTGCCGATCCTGATTCCGGCGTTCGTGGTGACGGAGCTGACGGAGGCCTTTGCGATCGGGTTTCTCTTGTTCCTGCCCTTCCTGGTCATCGACCTGGTCGTGTCGAACGTGCTGCTGGCGCTCGGGATGCAAATGCTGAGTCCGACGCAGGTGAGCCTTCCGTTCAAGCTGCTCCTTTTCGTGGCGATCGACGGCTGGGGGCTGCTGGCGCAGTCGCTCGTCTCGGGTTACCGGTGA